In Blastopirellula sp. J2-11, a single genomic region encodes these proteins:
- the cas4 gene encoding CRISPR-associated protein Cas4: MGVIAKMHAETDLLPLSALQHLLFCPRQAALIHVEQLWAENRLTVEGMNLHRRAHEATDELRGDTRIVRGLSLRSLQYGLIGKSDIVEFTPADVARVGQLRSTPMPQLFAAIREEPTAWLVTPVEYKRGKPKSDDSDRVQLCAQAICLEEMLAVKIDEGALFYGQRRRRMSVPFDVSLRTANDNSNRRTVSCSLFCRKDSARSL; this comes from the coding sequence ATGGGTGTAATCGCAAAAATGCACGCCGAAACCGATCTCCTTCCCCTTTCCGCTCTTCAGCACTTGCTGTTTTGCCCTCGGCAAGCGGCGCTGATTCATGTTGAGCAATTATGGGCGGAGAATCGGTTGACGGTCGAAGGGATGAATTTGCATCGCCGCGCGCATGAGGCGACCGACGAGTTGCGCGGCGATACGCGGATCGTCCGCGGACTGTCGCTTCGCTCGCTGCAGTATGGCTTGATCGGGAAATCCGACATTGTCGAATTCACGCCGGCTGATGTCGCCCGAGTTGGCCAACTTCGCAGCACTCCCATGCCGCAACTGTTCGCCGCGATCCGCGAGGAGCCCACCGCGTGGCTGGTGACGCCGGTCGAGTACAAGCGAGGCAAACCAAAAAGCGACGATAGCGATCGCGTTCAACTATGCGCCCAGGCGATTTGCCTCGAAGAAATGTTGGCCGTCAAAATTGACGAGGGCGCCCTGTTCTATGGTCAGCGCCGCCGTCGCATGTCAGTTCCCTTCGATGTATCGCTACGGACGGCAAACGACAATTCAAACCGCCGCACAGTGTCATGCTCTCTTTTCTGCCGCAAAGACTCCGCCCGCAGTCTATGA
- the cas3 gene encoding CRISPR-associated helicase Cas3' translates to MTRKRIFISRSRTMYYAHTQGNGPEDWEPLEEHLRLVALGDDQFPGAAGFAKKFGAADFGELLGWWHDLGKFAPQFQGYLRQQNGLDSHLENLPGRVDHSTAGAAFAVQRFADTHPAVARILAYCIAGHHAGLADWDTDSDACLQQRLNAKKPETIAALKEACGEFLHLPLPPLPSLTPGTDNAERSFQLAFFTRMLFSCLVDADYLATEKFMAPETAGQRREQQPLLAELNAALDRCLADKRSQSEPTPVNAIRGDILSECQNAAPLRPGFFSLTVPTGGGKTLSSLSFALRHALQHDLDRIIYAIPFTSIVEQNADVFRAALGDLATTGLVEHHSNFDPKKETPWNRLSAETWNAPLVVTTNIQLLESLFASRTSRCRKLHNIARSVIILDESQTLSVELLHPCLSALRELVRNYQCSVVLCTATQPALMARDDFKIGIPANEIEEIISKPAALYQSLKRVQVQYVGDLSDDDLIDQLASEQQVLCIVNTTRHAAELYQRLKQRGQAVHLSARMCPEHRSKTIKDIKQSLDDKKPCRVISTQVIEAGVDIDFPAVYRAIAGFDSLAQAAGRCNREGRHAAGKVVVFATEHPLPHGHLRQTAETAQELIPLYDDFLSLDAIEHYFRKHYWQHQGGWDRPGVLSSFRSDSGSFAPLADFRSAEQKFQLIPDETKPVIVPWGKTGRRLERQLRKSPFVSREIRQQLQRYTVQIRQFYWDRFVQNHWVELVYEQYPVLVDSLRYDDNLGIGLDDQILLDPAQSVV, encoded by the coding sequence ATGACGCGAAAACGCATCTTTATCAGCCGGTCGCGCACGATGTATTACGCACATACCCAGGGAAATGGGCCTGAAGATTGGGAGCCGCTCGAAGAGCATTTGCGGCTGGTCGCGCTTGGCGACGATCAGTTCCCTGGAGCAGCCGGTTTCGCCAAAAAATTTGGCGCCGCCGATTTTGGCGAACTCCTCGGCTGGTGGCATGATCTGGGAAAATTCGCGCCGCAGTTTCAAGGTTATTTGCGCCAGCAAAATGGTCTCGACTCCCATCTCGAAAATCTGCCAGGTCGCGTCGACCATTCCACCGCTGGCGCCGCTTTTGCCGTTCAGCGATTTGCAGATACTCATCCCGCCGTGGCGCGGATTCTAGCGTATTGCATCGCCGGCCATCATGCTGGACTGGCGGACTGGGATACCGACAGCGATGCGTGTCTTCAGCAACGTCTAAATGCGAAGAAGCCGGAAACAATCGCCGCCTTGAAGGAAGCTTGCGGAGAATTTCTTCACTTGCCGCTGCCCCCTCTGCCTTCGTTGACGCCCGGTACAGATAACGCCGAGAGGAGCTTTCAATTAGCATTTTTTACACGAATGCTGTTTTCGTGTCTGGTCGACGCTGATTATCTGGCGACCGAGAAATTCATGGCGCCGGAAACTGCCGGACAGCGGAGAGAGCAACAGCCGTTGCTGGCGGAATTGAATGCGGCGCTCGATCGCTGTTTGGCTGACAAACGTTCCCAGTCCGAACCGACTCCCGTCAACGCAATTCGCGGCGATATCTTATCGGAGTGTCAAAACGCCGCACCGCTTCGCCCCGGGTTCTTTTCGCTAACGGTTCCGACAGGCGGCGGCAAAACGCTCTCGTCGCTTTCCTTTGCGTTGCGACACGCATTACAGCATGACCTTGATCGGATTATCTACGCGATTCCCTTCACCAGTATCGTGGAACAGAACGCGGACGTATTTCGCGCGGCCCTGGGAGATTTGGCGACAACCGGACTTGTCGAGCATCACAGCAATTTTGACCCCAAGAAAGAAACCCCCTGGAATCGCCTTTCCGCCGAAACTTGGAACGCGCCGCTGGTCGTGACTACGAACATCCAACTTTTGGAATCGTTATTTGCCTCACGGACTTCGCGCTGTCGCAAGCTGCACAACATCGCTCGCAGCGTCATTATTCTGGATGAATCCCAAACGCTGTCGGTGGAACTTCTGCATCCCTGCTTATCCGCACTTCGTGAACTTGTGCGCAATTATCAATGCAGCGTCGTGCTTTGCACCGCAACGCAACCGGCGCTGATGGCGCGAGACGATTTCAAAATTGGAATTCCGGCGAACGAAATCGAAGAAATCATTTCCAAGCCTGCCGCGCTTTATCAATCGCTAAAACGCGTGCAGGTCCAATACGTGGGCGACTTATCCGACGATGACTTGATCGATCAGCTCGCGTCCGAGCAGCAAGTGCTGTGCATCGTTAACACTACTCGGCATGCGGCCGAACTCTATCAGCGACTTAAACAGCGCGGCCAAGCGGTTCATCTCAGCGCCCGGATGTGTCCCGAGCATCGCAGCAAAACGATCAAGGATATCAAACAGAGCCTAGATGACAAAAAACCGTGCCGTGTGATCAGTACGCAAGTCATCGAGGCAGGCGTCGACATCGATTTTCCCGCTGTCTATCGGGCGATCGCCGGGTTCGACTCCTTGGCCCAGGCGGCAGGCCGGTGCAATCGGGAAGGGAGACACGCCGCCGGCAAAGTGGTCGTATTTGCCACCGAACATCCGCTTCCCCACGGCCACTTACGGCAAACTGCGGAAACCGCTCAAGAATTGATCCCGCTCTACGACGATTTCCTGAGCCTGGATGCGATTGAACATTACTTTCGCAAACACTACTGGCAACACCAAGGGGGCTGGGACCGTCCAGGCGTTTTAAGCAGTTTCCGTTCGGACAGTGGTTCCTTTGCGCCGCTAGCCGATTTTCGCAGTGCCGAGCAAAAGTTTCAGCTCATACCTGATGAAACGAAGCCGGTTATCGTTCCCTGGGGCAAGACAGGCCGCCGCCTTGAAAGGCAACTCCGCAAATCGCCATTTGTCAGCCGTGAGATTCGTCAACAGTTACAGCGATACACGGTCCAAATTCGCCAATTTTATTGGGATCGTTTCGTGCAGAATCATTGGGTCGAGTTGGTTTACGAGCAGTACCCTGTCCTGGTTGACTCGTTGCGATACGACGACAATTTAGGAATCGGTCTAGATGATCAGATACTACTGGACCCCGCTCAGTCGGTGGTATAA
- a CDS encoding helix-turn-helix domain-containing protein: MSEPSSESTRLFSIQELSARSGVPIVTLRRWAKAGRIPFFQPSGKNGRLLFSADAIQASIHSIPTSVRSAPRVGRRPKWES, encoded by the coding sequence ATGTCAGAGCCATCTAGCGAGTCGACGCGACTCTTTTCGATCCAAGAGCTAAGCGCTCGCTCTGGAGTTCCTATCGTCACGCTGCGTCGATGGGCAAAAGCGGGACGAATTCCTTTCTTTCAGCCTAGCGGCAAGAACGGCCGCCTGTTGTTCTCGGCGGACGCAATCCAGGCGTCCATCCACTCTATCCCCACCTCGGTGCGAAGTGCGCCCCGAGTGGGGCGACGTCCGAAGTGGGAATCGTAA
- the cas5c gene encoding type I-C CRISPR-associated protein Cas5c: MSYSVKLHVWGEAACFTRPEMKVERVSYDVMTPSAARGVLEAIYWKPQMRWEIERIHLLKPVRFTNLRRNEVGVKASAANAKSAIKSGSGSLGLYIEDERQQRAGTILRDVGYVIEGRIVALDAENPAEKHYHMFKRRAEKGQCFQRPYLGCREFLADFAWVENELPACELSQSERNRDLGFMLLDIAYTPATGKAYDVIESNTGKKLLAQPQFFRAALKAGVMEVPAVTSTEVVA; encoded by the coding sequence ATGTCATATTCGGTGAAGTTACACGTTTGGGGTGAAGCCGCCTGCTTCACTCGTCCCGAGATGAAGGTCGAACGCGTCAGCTATGACGTGATGACCCCCTCGGCAGCTCGCGGGGTGTTGGAAGCGATCTATTGGAAACCGCAAATGCGGTGGGAGATCGAGCGGATCCATCTGCTGAAACCGGTCCGATTCACGAACCTTCGCCGTAACGAGGTCGGGGTAAAAGCCTCCGCCGCCAACGCCAAATCGGCGATCAAAAGTGGAAGCGGTTCTTTAGGTCTTTATATCGAAGACGAACGGCAACAACGAGCAGGCACGATCCTCCGCGACGTCGGCTACGTTATCGAGGGACGTATCGTCGCGCTCGATGCCGAGAATCCTGCCGAAAAACATTACCACATGTTCAAACGTCGGGCCGAAAAAGGGCAATGCTTTCAACGTCCCTATCTTGGCTGTCGCGAGTTTCTCGCTGACTTCGCCTGGGTTGAAAACGAACTCCCTGCTTGCGAACTTTCGCAGTCCGAGCGAAACCGCGACCTGGGTTTCATGCTGCTCGACATCGCGTATACGCCGGCTACCGGCAAAGCCTACGATGTCATCGAAAGCAACACCGGAAAAAAGCTGCTCGCCCAGCCGCAGTTCTTCCGCGCTGCCTTGAAAGCTGGCGTCATGGAAGTTCCCGCCGTGACATCAACGGAGGTGGTCGCATGA
- the cas2 gene encoding CRISPR-associated endonuclease Cas2, with protein MYVLVTYDVNTENREGRRRLRQIAKTCLDYGQRVQYSVFELKVDPAQWAACKAKLTDLMNPAKDSLRFYYLGSNWKRKVEHCGAKPSLDVDGPLIA; from the coding sequence ATGTATGTGCTCGTAACCTATGACGTGAACACGGAAAATCGCGAAGGACGCCGCCGGCTTCGCCAGATCGCCAAAACGTGTCTCGACTACGGGCAACGAGTTCAATACTCGGTATTCGAGCTGAAGGTCGATCCGGCCCAATGGGCCGCCTGCAAAGCCAAACTAACGGACCTGATGAATCCGGCTAAAGACAGCCTCCGCTTCTACTATCTGGGCTCTAACTGGAAACGCAAAGTAGAACACTGCGGCGCCAAGCCCTCGCTCGACGTTGACGGGCCGCTAATCGCCTAG
- a CDS encoding tyrosine-type recombinase/integrase, producing MRKTAEEDLYYNWRVFQRRRMYYADGRSNMPNLGRHSLGTRDLTEAKQQLQLLDRKLAVLNGLVAESAGETPFPAIPIEVGMRQYLDHCRRPRVMGGKAEGTIKRYGAVGDKFSSFCKQINISSWQGVTKSVVERYGGDLDRLDYAQRTISLELHLVQHVVHWFIDEKRLPQQQRMKLGLKKLTGSDTYCYTRAQVDAILAHCNSNRELDWLYVLLATLAMTGMRIGEAINLRHSDIEWEPRPFLKIADEGASQRKAKMKSARKTKGKRGRIVPIHDDLQPILKQIIRHRDGYVFHGPRGGRLKADTARVIFKRDVVEQLAEQFPTEEGDIGFVHARFHSFRHYFVSKCSEAGASDGQIKDWVGHKDSEMVALYRHQFDDTSQSRMKSIQFTSV from the coding sequence ATGCGAAAGACTGCAGAAGAAGATCTCTATTACAACTGGCGCGTTTTCCAGCGTCGCCGTATGTATTACGCGGACGGGCGATCGAATATGCCGAATCTTGGGCGACATTCTCTTGGTACTCGCGACCTAACGGAAGCGAAGCAGCAACTCCAATTGCTTGATCGAAAGCTGGCAGTTCTCAATGGCCTGGTTGCTGAGTCGGCCGGCGAAACGCCGTTTCCTGCGATTCCGATTGAAGTCGGAATGCGGCAGTATCTTGATCATTGTCGCCGCCCTCGCGTCATGGGAGGGAAGGCGGAGGGGACGATCAAGCGGTATGGGGCGGTAGGTGATAAATTTTCGTCGTTCTGCAAGCAAATCAATATTTCTTCCTGGCAAGGCGTGACGAAGTCGGTTGTCGAGCGATACGGCGGCGATTTAGACCGTCTGGACTATGCTCAGCGGACGATTTCTCTTGAGCTTCATTTGGTTCAGCACGTCGTCCACTGGTTTATCGATGAAAAGCGGCTTCCCCAGCAGCAGCGAATGAAGCTAGGTCTGAAGAAGCTTACCGGATCCGACACCTACTGCTACACTCGCGCTCAGGTAGACGCGATCCTTGCTCACTGCAACTCAAACCGAGAACTGGATTGGCTGTACGTGTTGCTAGCGACTCTCGCGATGACCGGAATGCGAATCGGCGAAGCGATTAACTTGCGTCATTCAGATATTGAGTGGGAACCGCGCCCCTTTCTCAAAATTGCGGACGAGGGCGCCAGTCAGCGAAAAGCGAAGATGAAGTCGGCGCGAAAAACAAAGGGGAAGCGGGGACGTATCGTACCGATTCACGACGACCTTCAGCCCATTCTCAAGCAGATCATTCGGCATCGCGACGGGTACGTCTTCCATGGGCCGCGCGGCGGCCGGCTCAAGGCCGATACGGCTCGCGTGATTTTCAAGCGCGACGTCGTCGAACAACTCGCAGAGCAGTTTCCGACGGAGGAAGGTGACATCGGATTTGTCCACGCGCGATTCCACAGCTTTCGACACTATTTTGTCAGTAAATGCTCCGAAGCTGGGGCATCGGACGGCCAGATCAAAGACTGGGTCGGTCACAAGGATTCAGAGATGGTGGCGCTTTATCGCCATCAGTTCGACGACACGAGCCAATCGCGGATGAAGTCGATCCAATTCACTTCAGTTTGA
- a CDS encoding M20/M25/M40 family metallo-hydrolase: MTRLTSILALMFLSPLATAGEATLGEAVNSIQSDEIKRHVDTLADDSFEGREAGSRGGRAAGNYIVELVKAAGLQPAGDNGTYFQWFGSEYRNILAMLPGKDPTLAQQVIVVGAHYDHVGYGNSTNSFGPTGYIHNGADDNASGTSGLLEVIEAFQTLAEPPQCSILFCFWDGEEKGLLGSKHWLQHPTIKLSRVKFYINLDMIGRLRKGRVEVSGGRTSHRLRSLITRSNEATQLTLDFDWDIKANSDHHPFYERSIPYVMLHTGLHDQYHRPQDDVEFISFDGAQSVARMAFQLIWLLANEETPRKFRDLARREGPSQRRRFESPYLGRGSRLGVRWATAEEETIDGLTVKGVVPASPASLAGIRSGDKMVAFAGLPINDVEQFLINVQASPESTTITVEREGEEGPLELPVTLNEKPSPLGIRWRGDDANPDVMFLTTVVPGSLAAASGLRLGDRIYEANGQKFDDGQQFYDLVTDFSKPLRLVVERQGRLSTIEVDTSKLHAILGITPPTEQPPAEEPSTDALPLEEPAPAEPAEQ, translated from the coding sequence ATGACCCGCCTGACATCGATTCTTGCCTTGATGTTCCTCTCGCCGTTGGCGACCGCCGGTGAGGCGACCCTGGGGGAAGCGGTCAATTCGATCCAAAGCGACGAAATCAAGCGGCACGTCGACACCCTCGCCGACGATTCCTTTGAAGGACGCGAAGCCGGCAGCCGCGGCGGTCGCGCCGCTGGCAACTACATCGTCGAACTTGTCAAAGCGGCCGGGCTCCAGCCGGCCGGGGACAACGGTACTTATTTCCAGTGGTTTGGTAGTGAATATCGCAACATCTTGGCCATGCTCCCCGGCAAAGATCCAACCCTCGCCCAACAGGTGATCGTCGTCGGCGCTCACTACGATCATGTCGGTTACGGCAACTCGACCAACAGCTTTGGGCCAACCGGCTATATCCACAACGGCGCTGATGACAACGCCAGCGGAACCTCCGGCTTGTTGGAAGTGATCGAAGCTTTTCAAACATTGGCCGAACCGCCGCAGTGCAGCATTCTCTTCTGCTTTTGGGATGGCGAAGAGAAAGGGCTGCTTGGCTCAAAACATTGGTTGCAACACCCGACGATCAAGCTGTCGCGCGTCAAGTTTTACATCAATCTCGACATGATCGGGCGACTACGCAAAGGTCGCGTCGAAGTCTCCGGCGGTCGCACGTCGCATCGGCTTCGCAGTCTGATCACGCGCTCCAACGAAGCGACCCAGTTGACGCTCGATTTTGATTGGGACATCAAAGCGAACAGCGATCACCATCCTTTCTATGAACGCAGCATTCCGTACGTCATGCTGCATACCGGACTGCATGACCAATACCATCGCCCGCAAGACGATGTCGAGTTCATCTCGTTCGACGGCGCCCAGTCGGTCGCTCGCATGGCGTTCCAATTGATCTGGTTGTTGGCTAACGAAGAGACGCCTCGCAAGTTTCGCGATTTGGCGCGACGCGAAGGTCCTTCGCAGCGACGACGATTTGAATCCCCTTATCTCGGTCGTGGTTCACGCCTAGGCGTCCGTTGGGCGACCGCCGAAGAAGAAACGATCGACGGCTTGACCGTCAAAGGAGTCGTTCCGGCGTCCCCCGCTTCTCTGGCCGGTATCCGCAGCGGCGACAAAATGGTCGCGTTCGCTGGCTTGCCGATCAACGATGTCGAACAGTTTTTGATTAACGTCCAAGCCTCTCCCGAGTCGACCACGATCACGGTCGAGCGCGAAGGAGAAGAGGGCCCGCTGGAACTGCCGGTCACTCTCAACGAAAAACCATCGCCGCTCGGCATTCGCTGGCGCGGCGACGATGCGAATCCCGATGTCATGTTTCTCACAACGGTTGTCCCTGGATCACTCGCCGCAGCGTCAGGCCTGCGACTCGGCGATCGCATCTACGAAGCGAACGGCCAAAAATTTGACGACGGCCAGCAGTTCTACGACCTGGTGACCGACTTTTCCAAACCGCTCCGTTTGGTCGTCGAGCGACAAGGTCGATTGAGCACCATCGAAGTCGATACGTCAAAGCTGCACGCGATCCTCGGCATCACTCCCCCCACCGAACAGCCGCCCGCCGAAGAACCCTCGACCGACGCTCTCCCGCTGGAAGAGCCCGCTCCTGCGGAGCCCGCGGAGCAGTAG
- the cas7c gene encoding type I-C CRISPR-associated protein Cas7/Csd2, with amino-acid sequence MNRYDFVYFFDVTDGNPNGDPDAGNLPRVDPETGHGLVTDVCLKRKVRNYIGLVHGEHPPYEIYVKEKAILNQQHERAYQATKLTASKGKLPKELAQAKQITDWMCNNFFDIRTFGAVMTTEVNCGQVRGPVQIGFARSITPIISLEHSVTRCAVTTEREAEKQEGDNRTMGRKYSIPYGLYRAHGFINPFLAEKTGFSDDDLELFKSALSNMFEHDRSASRGLMTPKACFAFKHESQLGNARADELFARVTSERSNAETEPPRNFNDYTTRVSTEDLPSGVTMEKWV; translated from the coding sequence ATGAATCGATACGACTTCGTCTACTTCTTTGACGTGACCGATGGCAATCCCAACGGCGATCCTGACGCCGGCAATTTGCCGCGTGTCGATCCCGAGACAGGGCACGGTCTGGTCACCGACGTCTGCCTGAAACGAAAAGTGCGCAACTACATCGGCCTGGTTCATGGAGAGCATCCCCCTTACGAAATATACGTCAAAGAGAAAGCGATCCTCAACCAGCAGCACGAGCGCGCCTACCAGGCGACCAAGCTCACCGCCAGCAAAGGGAAGCTGCCCAAAGAACTGGCCCAAGCCAAGCAGATCACCGACTGGATGTGCAATAATTTCTTCGACATCCGCACTTTTGGGGCTGTGATGACGACCGAAGTCAATTGCGGTCAGGTTCGCGGCCCGGTGCAAATCGGTTTTGCCCGCAGCATTACGCCGATTATTTCGCTAGAGCACTCCGTAACGCGCTGCGCCGTCACGACCGAGCGCGAAGCGGAAAAGCAGGAAGGGGATAATCGCACGATGGGCCGCAAGTATTCCATTCCCTACGGGCTCTACCGGGCCCACGGGTTTATCAATCCCTTCCTGGCGGAGAAAACCGGCTTTTCAGACGACGATTTGGAACTGTTCAAGTCGGCTTTGAGCAATATGTTCGAGCATGACCGCTCGGCAAGTCGCGGTCTGATGACTCCCAAGGCCTGCTTTGCGTTCAAGCATGAGAGCCAGCTGGGCAACGCCCGAGCGGATGAACTGTTCGCCCGCGTTACGTCCGAACGCTCGAATGCTGAAACCGAGCCGCCGCGAAACTTCAACGATTATACGACCCGCGTTTCCACGGAAGATTTACCGAGCGGCGTCACCATGGAGAAATGGGTGTAA
- the cas8c gene encoding type I-C CRISPR-associated protein Cas8c/Csd1, producing the protein MILQVLNEFYERLSDDPSQEIAPYGYSVQKMSFCVVLAPDGRLVQFQSLISEMKNGRGIAKPLVVPGQGKPPGSGVNPCLLWDNAAYMLGYRAEDPKPERTSQCFEAFRDRHLALETEINDPQFSTVCSFLKQWRPELAVEHPELAEISQSFGCFLLQGETSYVHERTAVKQWWDQQETSDSERRGACLVSGQQRTLARLHAPKIKGVRGAQSSGASIVSFNLDAFESYGMRQSYNAPVSEQAAFQYATALNQMLADPARTVSLGDTTIVFWTAKPTAAETIFPTFFSGPLPTQNEAEDAAVLARLKAFLSRLAQGKRDKSALPSEDADTPFYILGLSPNASRVSIRFWQVSSVGEMSQRLAQYVQEVELVNSPDEIPPTPRQLIRETAREAKDAPPLLSGSLMQSILTGAPYPLAFYQAILRRIRAEQLVDKSHRKDWIRAMHRRIAAIKAVLIRNFNKEISVGLDTNRSEPAYHLGRWFALLEKVQKDALGEHINATIKDRFFTAASSTPATVFPRLISMSQNHLNKIDAKGLRITREKQIQVIADRLNEFPRHLALEQQGLFHLGYYHQVQDLYTKKSETPAISSAPESE; encoded by the coding sequence ATGATTTTGCAAGTGTTGAATGAATTCTACGAGCGGCTTTCCGACGATCCAAGTCAAGAGATCGCTCCCTACGGCTATAGTGTGCAGAAGATGAGCTTTTGCGTCGTCCTTGCTCCCGATGGGCGACTCGTGCAATTCCAATCGCTCATTTCCGAAATGAAGAATGGCCGCGGCATCGCCAAGCCGCTTGTCGTCCCTGGACAAGGCAAACCGCCAGGCTCCGGCGTCAATCCTTGCCTGCTGTGGGACAACGCCGCCTACATGCTCGGCTATCGCGCCGAGGATCCCAAGCCAGAGCGAACGTCGCAATGCTTTGAAGCGTTTCGTGATCGGCATCTCGCGCTCGAAACGGAGATCAACGATCCGCAATTTTCGACCGTTTGCAGCTTTCTCAAGCAATGGCGCCCAGAACTAGCCGTCGAACATCCGGAACTTGCTGAGATCTCGCAAAGCTTCGGCTGTTTTCTCCTGCAAGGCGAAACCTCGTATGTTCACGAGCGAACCGCTGTAAAGCAGTGGTGGGACCAGCAAGAAACTTCGGACAGCGAGCGACGCGGCGCCTGCCTGGTAAGCGGCCAGCAGCGGACGCTCGCTCGGCTACATGCGCCCAAAATCAAAGGGGTTCGGGGAGCCCAAAGTTCCGGCGCGTCTATCGTCAGTTTTAACCTGGATGCGTTTGAATCGTACGGAATGCGGCAAAGCTACAATGCGCCGGTCTCTGAGCAAGCCGCATTTCAATACGCTACGGCGCTGAATCAAATGCTGGCTGATCCGGCCAGAACGGTTTCGCTAGGAGATACGACCATCGTATTCTGGACAGCGAAACCGACCGCAGCCGAAACGATCTTCCCCACCTTTTTCTCCGGTCCGCTGCCAACGCAAAACGAAGCGGAAGACGCCGCAGTGCTTGCTCGCCTCAAAGCATTCCTCTCGCGGCTCGCTCAGGGCAAGCGGGACAAGTCAGCTTTGCCAAGCGAAGACGCCGATACGCCGTTCTATATTCTCGGCCTTTCTCCCAACGCATCGCGGGTCTCGATTCGGTTTTGGCAAGTCAGCAGCGTTGGAGAGATGTCCCAGCGACTTGCCCAGTATGTGCAGGAAGTCGAACTGGTGAACTCGCCGGATGAAATCCCGCCGACGCCCCGGCAATTGATTCGCGAGACGGCGCGTGAGGCCAAAGATGCTCCGCCGCTCCTCTCCGGGTCGCTCATGCAATCCATCTTGACCGGCGCGCCCTATCCGCTCGCTTTTTATCAAGCAATTCTGCGGCGGATTCGGGCCGAGCAACTCGTTGACAAAAGCCATCGCAAGGATTGGATTCGCGCGATGCATCGCCGTATCGCCGCGATCAAGGCCGTCTTAATCCGCAACTTCAACAAGGAGATATCCGTGGGACTCGACACCAACCGCTCCGAACCTGCCTACCACTTGGGGCGCTGGTTCGCCTTGCTTGAAAAGGTGCAGAAAGACGCTTTGGGAGAACATATCAACGCGACGATCAAGGACCGCTTCTTTACCGCCGCTTCATCGACGCCTGCGACGGTGTTTCCCCGCCTGATTAGCATGAGCCAAAACCACTTGAACAAAATCGATGCGAAAGGACTTCGCATCACGCGCGAAAAACAAATTCAAGTGATCGCCGATCGGTTGAACGAATTCCCCCGACACCTGGCGCTCGAGCAGCAAGGCTTGTTCCATCTCGGCTACTACCATCAGGTTCAAGATCTCTATACGAAGAAGTCCGAAACGCCAGCTATCTCCTCCGCCCCAGAAAGCGAGTAA
- the cas1c gene encoding type I-C CRISPR-associated endonuclease Cas1c, with protein sequence MKQHLNTLFVTTEGAYLAKQGQAVAVRVEKKTRLRIPLHNLDGIVCFGRIGVSPSLMSICGEMGVTISMADSNGRFKAAIVGFSPGNVLLRRTQYRLADELEKSCEIARVMVAAKLANCRAVLLRAAREAPETPRQEALEAAAKRLVTNLEAARTCASLDRLRGIEGEGAATYFDAFALMIRTPGDAFRFTHRSRRPPLDPINALLSFLYAMLAHDARSACEAAGLDAAVGFLHRDRPGRPGLALDLMEELRPFLADRLALSLINRRQVSASGFTTSPSGAVLMDDATRKTVITAYQSRKQNSLMHPYLQEKTSVGIMIHLQARLLARRLRGDIDAYPAFIWR encoded by the coding sequence ATGAAACAGCACCTCAACACGTTGTTCGTCACCACCGAAGGGGCTTACCTGGCGAAGCAGGGACAAGCCGTCGCCGTCCGCGTCGAAAAAAAGACGCGACTGCGGATCCCGCTTCATAATCTGGACGGCATCGTTTGTTTCGGTCGCATCGGCGTCAGCCCGTCTTTGATGAGTATCTGCGGGGAAATGGGCGTCACGATCTCGATGGCCGATTCAAACGGACGATTTAAGGCGGCGATCGTCGGCTTCTCGCCGGGAAATGTGCTATTGCGGCGGACGCAGTATCGATTGGCCGATGAATTGGAGAAATCGTGTGAAATTGCCCGCGTGATGGTCGCCGCCAAGCTGGCCAATTGCCGGGCCGTCCTCCTTCGAGCAGCGCGCGAGGCGCCAGAAACGCCCCGTCAAGAAGCGTTGGAAGCCGCCGCCAAACGGCTTGTCACCAATTTAGAAGCGGCGCGAACTTGTGCGTCGCTGGATCGCTTGCGCGGTATCGAAGGAGAAGGTGCTGCGACCTACTTTGACGCCTTCGCGTTGATGATCCGCACGCCGGGTGATGCGTTCCGCTTTACCCATCGCAGTCGACGGCCCCCGCTCGATCCGATCAACGCGCTGCTGTCGTTTCTGTACGCGATGCTCGCACATGACGCCCGCTCGGCTTGCGAAGCGGCGGGACTGGATGCGGCGGTCGGCTTCCTGCATCGCGATCGCCCCGGTAGGCCCGGCTTGGCGCTCGACTTGATGGAAGAGTTACGCCCCTTTTTGGCGGATCGTTTGGCGCTTTCGCTGATTAACCGCCGTCAGGTGTCGGCCAGCGGATTTACGACTTCCCCCAGCGGCGCCGTGCTGATGGATGACGCAACGCGAAAAACGGTGATCACCGCTTACCAGAGTCGCAAACAGAATTCACTAATGCATCCCTACCTGCAGGAAAAGACGTCAGTCGGAATCATGATTCACCTGCAAGCTCGCTTACTGGCTCGTCGATTACGCGGCGATATCGACGCCTATCCTGCTTTCATCTGGCGGTGA